In Achromobacter xylosoxidans A8, a single window of DNA contains:
- a CDS encoding 2-keto-4-pentenoate hydratase codes for MQIKIEDYPGSLDAARYLIAARVSGVAGPRLPADCRPQSLNQAFAVQQRTAQLLLENHQDDIGAWKSALPTPEKSVVAPIYASTVAYAEAGPVAARTATVRIEPEIAFEIARDLPARPQPYSEAEVDAAIGSARLALEVLGCRYAAPEHASLPELLADHMFNQGLVLGPRIASPHDAPGSMSITLAVDGVETEQHAGIHPNDRPKAGLYWLANFLREQGLGLRAGQHVITGSYAGFLDVPANRDLELAYGDLGILRLRFSNP; via the coding sequence ATGCAGATCAAAATCGAAGACTATCCCGGCAGCCTTGATGCGGCGCGCTACCTGATCGCCGCGCGCGTATCCGGCGTCGCCGGCCCGCGCCTGCCCGCCGACTGCCGTCCGCAATCGCTGAACCAGGCCTTCGCCGTGCAGCAACGCACCGCGCAACTGCTGCTTGAGAACCATCAGGACGATATCGGCGCCTGGAAGAGCGCCTTGCCCACGCCCGAGAAAAGCGTGGTCGCGCCAATCTACGCCTCGACCGTCGCCTACGCCGAAGCCGGTCCGGTCGCGGCCCGGACCGCCACGGTGCGCATCGAACCCGAGATCGCGTTCGAAATTGCCCGGGATCTGCCCGCCCGCCCCCAGCCCTACAGCGAAGCCGAGGTGGACGCGGCCATCGGCAGCGCGCGCCTGGCGCTGGAGGTGCTGGGCTGCCGCTATGCCGCCCCGGAACACGCCAGCCTGCCCGAACTGCTGGCCGACCATATGTTCAACCAGGGCCTGGTACTGGGTCCGCGCATCGCCTCGCCGCATGACGCGCCCGGCAGCATGAGCATTACGCTGGCCGTGGACGGCGTCGAAACCGAGCAGCATGCGGGCATCCACCCGAACGACCGCCCCAAGGCGGGGCTGTACTGGCTGGCCAACTTCCTGCGCGAACAAGGCCTGGGGCTGCGCGCCGGCCAGCACGTCATCACCGGTTCCTATGCCGGATTCCTGGACGTGCCCGCCAACCGCGACCTGGAACTCGCCTACGGCGACCTCGGCATCCT
- a CDS encoding glutamate-5-semialdehyde dehydrogenase, with the protein MIDAAMSSSSIEHAMLTLGENARRASRAMMRANGAAKNQALLAMADALAASHDELKAANEKDLAAARSNGLEPALLDRLTLSDKTLAHMAEGLRQIAALPDPIGSITATSVRPNGMRVAQMRVPLGVIGIIYESRPNVTIDAAALCLKSGNAAILRGGSEALHSNIALGRVVQTGLAAAGLPQDAVQVVATADRAAVGKLITMTEHIDVIVPRGGKGLIARLSQEARVPLIKHLDGNCHVYIDAAADPDKAHAIAFNAKTYRYGICGAMETLLVDAVAAVSILPSLAAALTEHGVELRGCPRTLALLPHAKPATEEDWATEYLGPILAVRIVDTLDDAIEHIARWGSGHTDAIVTEDLSAAQRFQREVDSSSVYVNLPTCFADGFEYGLGAEIGISTNRLHARGPVGLEGLTTLKWVLSGEGQVRG; encoded by the coding sequence CCGCCATGTCCTCGTCCTCCATCGAACACGCCATGCTCACCCTGGGCGAAAACGCCCGCCGCGCCTCGCGCGCCATGATGCGCGCCAATGGCGCCGCCAAGAACCAGGCGCTGCTGGCCATGGCCGACGCCCTGGCCGCCAGCCACGACGAACTCAAGGCCGCCAACGAGAAAGACCTGGCGGCGGCGCGCAGCAACGGCCTGGAGCCGGCCCTGCTGGACCGCCTGACCCTGTCGGACAAGACGCTGGCGCACATGGCGGAAGGCTTGCGCCAGATCGCCGCCCTGCCGGACCCCATCGGCAGCATCACCGCCACCAGCGTTCGCCCCAACGGCATGCGCGTGGCGCAGATGCGCGTTCCGCTGGGCGTGATCGGCATCATTTACGAATCCCGTCCCAACGTGACCATCGACGCGGCCGCGCTCTGCCTGAAGTCCGGCAACGCCGCCATCCTGCGCGGCGGCAGCGAAGCCCTGCATTCCAATATCGCGCTGGGCCGCGTGGTACAGACCGGCCTGGCCGCCGCGGGCCTGCCGCAGGACGCGGTGCAGGTCGTTGCCACGGCCGACCGGGCCGCGGTCGGCAAGCTCATCACCATGACCGAGCATATCGACGTCATCGTGCCGCGCGGCGGCAAGGGCCTGATCGCCCGGCTGTCGCAGGAAGCGCGCGTGCCGCTCATCAAGCACCTGGACGGCAACTGCCACGTCTATATCGATGCGGCAGCGGACCCGGACAAGGCGCATGCCATCGCCTTCAACGCCAAGACCTACCGCTATGGCATCTGCGGCGCCATGGAAACCCTGCTGGTCGACGCGGTGGCCGCCGTTTCCATCCTGCCCAGCCTGGCCGCGGCGCTCACCGAACACGGAGTGGAATTGCGCGGCTGCCCGCGCACGCTGGCCCTGCTGCCGCACGCCAAGCCGGCAACCGAAGAGGATTGGGCCACGGAATACCTGGGTCCCATCCTGGCGGTGCGCATCGTCGATACGCTGGACGACGCCATCGAGCACATCGCGCGCTGGGGCTCTGGCCACACCGACGCCATCGTCACCGAAGATCTGTCCGCCGCGCAGCGCTTCCAGCGCGAGGTCGACTCCAGCTCGGTCTACGTCAACCTGCCGACCTGCTTTGCCGACGGCTTCGAGTACGGCCTGGGCGCCGAAATCGGCATCTCGACCAACCGCCTGCATGCACGTGGTCCGGTTGGCCTGGAGGGCCTGACCACGCTGAAATGGGTGCTGAGCGGCGAAGGCCAGGTGCGCGGCTGA